One segment of Rosa chinensis cultivar Old Blush chromosome 6, RchiOBHm-V2, whole genome shotgun sequence DNA contains the following:
- the LOC112169831 gene encoding homeobox-leucine zipper protein ATHB-8, which translates to MAVTSSSSCKELGGGGMKMQMDNGKYVRYTPEQVEALERLYHECPKPSSMRRQQLIRECPILSNIEPKQIKVWFQNRRCREKQRKEASRLQTVNRKLTAMNKLLMEENDRLQKQVSHLVYENSYFRQQTQNTTLATTDTSCESVVTSGQHHLTPQHPPRDASPAGLLSIAEETLAEFLSKATGTAVEWVQLPGMKPGPDSIGIVAISHGCTGVAARACGLVGLEPTRVSEILKDRPSWFRNCRSVDVLNVLSTGNGGTIELLYMQLYAPTTLAPARDFWLLRYTSVLEDGSLVVCERSLNNTQNGPSMPPVQNFVRAEMLPSGYLIRPCEGGGSIIHIVDHMDLEPWSVPEVLRPLYESSTLLAQKTTMAALRNLRQISQEVSQPNSNGWGRRPAALRALSQRLSKGFNEAVNGFTDEGWSILESDGVDDITLLVNSSPGKMMGANLYANGVPSMSNAVLCAKASMLLQNVPPAILLRFLREHRSEWADRSIDAYSAAAIKAGPCGMLGSRAGSFGDQVILPLAHTIEHEEFMEVIKIENMGHYRDDMMMPAADIFLLQLCSGVDENAVGTCAELVFAPIDASFSDDAPILPSGFRIIPLDSHMDAPSPNRTLDLASALEIGPTGNRSSGDNAGHCGNTKSVMTIAFQFAFEIHLQDNVASMARQYIRSIIAAVQRVALALSPSRFGSHTGFRPPPGTPEAQTLAGWICQSYRCYLGVELLKSEGSESILKSLWHHSDAILCCSLKALPVFTFANQAGLDMLETTLVALQDITLEKIFDDNGRKILFTEFPQIMQQGFMCLQGGICMSSMGRPISYERAVAWKVLNEEETAHCICFMFINWSFV; encoded by the exons ATGGCGgtgacatcatcatcatcgtgtAAGGAGCTAGGAGGTGGTGGGATGAAGATGCAAATGGACAATGGCAAGTACGTGAGGTACACGCCGGAGCAAGTAGAAGCCTTGGAGAGGCTCTACCATGAGTGCCCGAAACCTAGCTCTATGCGCCGGCAGCAGCTCATTCGGGAGTGCCCGATTCTCTCCAACATAGAGCCGAAGCAGATCAAAGTCTGGTTTCAGAACCGGAG GTGTAGAGAGAAGCAGAGGAAAGAGGCGTCTAGATTGCAAACGGTGAACAGAAAGCTGACGGCGATGAACAAGCTTTTGATGGAGGAAAACGATAGGTTGCAGAAACAGGTGTCGCACTTGGTCTACGAAAACAGCTATTTCCGCCAACAGACACAGAAT ACGACTCTGGCCACAACAGACACAAGTTGTGAGTCGGTGGTGACAAGTGGTCAACACCATTTGACTCCTCAGCATCCACCGAGGGATGCCAGCCCTGCTGG ACTTTTGTCCATTGCAGAGGAGACTTTAGCAGAGTTTCTTTCAAAGGCCACTGGAACTGCTGTGGAGTGGGTCCAATTGCCTGGTATGAAG CCTGGTCCGGATTCCATTGGAATCGTTGCTATTTCTCACGGTTGCACCGGTGTGGCAGCACGTGCTTGCGGCCTGGTGGGTCTAGAACCTACAAGG GTCTCTGAAATCCTTAAAGATCGACCCTCGTGGTTCCGTAACTGTCGATCTGTGGATGTGCTAAACGTGTTGTCCACTGGAAATGGTGGAACCATTGAACTGCTTTACATGCAG CTCTATGCACCCACAACTTTGGCACCAGCTCGCGACTTCTGGTTGCTGCGCTATACATCTGTTTTGGAAGATGGTAGTCTTGTG GTCTGTGAAAGATCACTTAACAACACTCAAAATGGTCCAAGTATGCCACCGGTGCAGAATTTTGTGAGAGCAGAAATGCTTCCGAGTGGGTATCTAATTAGACCTTGTGAAGGTGGTGGATCAATCATCCACATTGTTGATCATATGGATTTAGAG CCTTGGAGTGTACCTGAAGTCTTGCGCCCGCTTTATGAGTCTTCAACACTTCTCGCTCAGAAGACAACTATGGCG gcTTTACGCAATTTGAGGCAGATTTCTCAAGAAGTTTCTCAGCCTAATTCCAATGGTTGGGGAAGGAGGCCTGCAGCTCTGCGCGCTCTTAGTCAAAGATTGAGCAA GGGTTTCAACGAAGCAGTGAATGGGTTTACAGATGAGGGATGGTCTATTTTAGAAAGTGATGGTGTTGATGACATTACCCTTCTTGTGAACTCGTCTCCAGGCAAGATGATGGGTGCGAATCTTTATGCCAATGGAGTTCCATCTATGAGCAATGCAGTGTTATGTGCCAAAGCATCTATGTTACTCCAA AATGTGCCTCCAGCCATACTTCTTAGATTCTTGCGAGAACACCGATCAGAGTGGGCTGACAGAAGTATTGATGCGTATTCAGCTGCTGCTATTAAAGCTGGTCCATGTGGCATGCTAGGTTCTCGAGCTGGAAGTTTCGGGGATCAAGTTATTCTTCCACTGGCTCACACAATAGAACATGAAGAG TTCATGGAGGTCATTAAGATTGAAAATATGGGTCACTACCGGGACGATATGATGATGCCTGCAGCTGACATTTTCCTCTTGCAA CTGTGTAGTGGAGTGGATGAAAATGCTGTTGGCACCTGTGCCGAGCTTGTCTTTGCTCCTATTGATGCCTCTTTTTCTGATGATGCTCCAATTCTACCATCTGGTTTTCGCATCATTCCTCTTGATTCTCACATG GATGCCCCCAGTCCAAACCGTACGCTTGATCTTGCCTCTGCTCTTGAAATTGGACCGACAGGAAACAGATCATCTGGTGATAATGCTGGTCACTGTGGGAATACAAAATCTGTTATGACAATAGCATTCCAATTTGCATTTGAAATTCATCTTCAAGATAATGTAGCGTCCATGGCAAGGCAGTATATCCGTAGTATTATAGCAGCAGTGCAGAGGGTGGCACTGGCACTCTCCCCTTCTCGTTTTGGTTCTCATACTGGTTTTCGCCCACCACCTGGCACTCCTGAAGCACAAACACTGGCTGGTTGGATCTGTCAGAGCTATAG GTGCTATCTAGGGGTAGAACTACTAAAAAGCGAAGGAAGCGAGTCCATTCTCAAATCCCTGTGGCATCACTCGGATGCAATCTTATGCTGCTCTTTGAAG GCTTTGCCAGTATTTACATTTGCAAACCAGGCAGGCCTCGACATGCTTGAGACCACCTTGGTTGCACTTCAAGACATTACACTGGAAAAGATTTTCGATGACAATGGAAGGAAGATCCTGTTTACTGAGTTCCCACAGATCATGCAGCAG GGTTTTATGTGTCTACAAGGTGGTATATGCATGTCAAGCATGGGAAGACCAATCTCTTATGAGAGAGCAGTGGCGTGGAAGGTGTTGAATGAAGAAGAAACTGCTCACTGTATCTGCTTCATGTTCATCAACTGGTCATTTGTTTAA
- the LOC112172823 gene encoding NADP-dependent malic enzyme isoform X1, whose amino-acid sequence MIISAVASNMMMSLTRRTFLKRIVGVGEPKVWAFMGSVVKEMESKAGFGGGVQDVYGEDYASEDQVLTPWTASVASGHTLLREPRYNKGLAFTERERDAHYLRGLLPPAVLTQELQEKKTMHNLRKYEVPLQRYMAMMDLQERNEGLFYKLLIDNVEELLPVVYTPTVGEACQKYGSIFRRPQGLYVSLKDKGKILEVLKNWPERRIQVIVVTDGERILGLGDLGCQGMGIPVGKLSLYTALGGVPPSACLPITIDVGTNNEKLLNDEFYTGLKHKRATGQEYAELLEEFMTAVKRNYGEKILVQFEDFANHNAFELLSKYSSSHLVFNDDIQGTASVVLAGLIASLKLIGGTLADHTFLFLGAGEAGTGIAELIALEISKKTKAPVEETRKKIWLVDSKGLIVQSRVESLQHFKKPWAHEHEPVRELVDAVKAIKPTVLIGTSGVGKQFTQEVVEAMASFNEKPLILALSNPTSQSECTAEEAYTWTKGQAIFASGSPFDPVEYEDKLLVPGQANNAYIFPGFGLGLIISGAIRVHDEMLLAASEALATKVTQENYDKGLIYPPFTNIRKISANIAAKVAATVYDLGLASNLPRPKDLVKYAESRMYSPLYRNYL is encoded by the exons ATGATAATATCTGCCGTAGCCTCTAATATGATGATGTCTCTGACCAGACGCACTTTTCTG AAGAGAATAGTGGGTGTGGGAGAACCAAAGGTTTGGGCTTTCATGGGGAGTGTAGTGAAGGAGATGGAGAGCAAGGCTGGTTTTGGTGGGGGTGTTCAGGACGTGTACGGTGAGGATTATGCCTCGGAGGATCAGGTTCTCACCCCCTGGACTGCTTCTGTTGCGAG TGGACATACTTTGTTGCGGGAACCACGCTACAACAAAGGACTTGCCTTCactgagagggagagagatgctCATTACTTGCGTGGGCTTCTGCCTCCAGCCGTCCTGACCCAAGAGCTTCAG GAAAAGAAGACGATGCACAATCTTCGAAAATATGAGGTTCCATTGCAAAGATATATGGCCATGATGGATCTTCAG GAGAGAAATGAAGGGCTGTTTTATAAGCTTTTGATTGATAATGTTGAGGAGCTGCTCCCTGTCGTGTACACCCCTACAGTTGGTGAGGCTTGCCAAAAATATGGTAGCATTTTCAGGCGTCCTCAGGGTCTTTATGTCAGTTTAAAAGACAA GGGAAAAATCCTTGAAGTATTAAAAAACTGGCCAGAAAGGAGAATTCAAGTTATTGTTGTGACTGATGGTGAGCGTATTTTGGGGCTTGGAGATCTTGGCTGTCAG GGAATGGGAATTCCAGTTGGAAAGCTTTCTTTGTATACAGCATTGGGAGGAGTTCCTCCTTCAGCA TGCTTGCCTATAACCATTGATGTTGGCACAAACAATGAGAAGTTGCTGAATGATGAGTTTTACACTGGGCTTAAGCACAAGAGGGCAACTGGACAG GAATATGCAGAGCTTCTTGAGGAATTCATGACTGCAGTCAAGAGGAATTATGGGGAGAAAATTCTAGTTCAG TTTGAAGATTTTGCAAACCACAATGCATTTGAACTGCTGTCTAAATACAGTTCAAGTCACCTTGTGTTTAATGATGATATACAG GGAACAGCATCTGTGGTGTTAGCAGGGCTTATAGCATCCTTGAAATTAATTGGGGGAACTTTAGCTGATCATACTTTCTTATTTTTGGGTGCCGGAGAG GCTGGAACTGGTATAGCGGAGCTTATTGCTCTTGAGATATCAAAAAAG ACCAAAGCTCCGGTTGAAGAAACCCGTAAGAAGATTTGGCTTGTGGATTCAAAG GGATTGATTGTTCAATCTCGTGTAGAATCACTTCAACATTTTAAGAAGCCTTGGGCTCATGAGCATGAACCCGTAAGGGAACTTGTCGATGCTGTGAAG GCAATCAAACCAACAGTGTTGATAGGAACATCTGGTGTAGGAAAGCAATTTACACAGGAAGTGGTCGAGGCCATGGCATCTTTTAATGAG AAACCTCTTATCCTCGCTCTTTCCAACCCAACATCACAATCTGAGTGTACTGCAGAAGAAGCTTACACATGGACCAAG GGTCAAGCAATCTTTGCTAGTGGAAGCCCATTTGACCCGGTTGAATATGAGGACAAACTCCTAGTGCCTGGCCAG GCCAACAATGCTTACATATTTCCTGGTTTCGGTTTGGGATTGATCATCTCTGGTGCCATTCGTGTACACGATGAAATGCTTTTGGCAGCCT CTGAAGCTTTGGCTACCAAAGTCACCCAAGAAAACTACGACAAAGGATTGATTTACCCACCATTTACCAACATCAGAAAGATATCAGCAAACATCGCTGCTAAGGTCGCTGCTACGGTTTATGACCTTG GTCTGGCTTCTAATCTGCCTCGACCAAAAGATCTTGTTAAGTATGCAGAGAGCAGAATGTACAGCCCACTCTACAGAAACTATCTTTGA
- the LOC112172823 gene encoding NADP-dependent malic enzyme isoform X2, with amino-acid sequence MHNLRKYEVPLQRYMAMMDLQERNEGLFYKLLIDNVEELLPVVYTPTVGEACQKYGSIFRRPQGLYVSLKDKGKILEVLKNWPERRIQVIVVTDGERILGLGDLGCQGMGIPVGKLSLYTALGGVPPSACLPITIDVGTNNEKLLNDEFYTGLKHKRATGQEYAELLEEFMTAVKRNYGEKILVQFEDFANHNAFELLSKYSSSHLVFNDDIQGTASVVLAGLIASLKLIGGTLADHTFLFLGAGEAGTGIAELIALEISKKTKAPVEETRKKIWLVDSKGLIVQSRVESLQHFKKPWAHEHEPVRELVDAVKAIKPTVLIGTSGVGKQFTQEVVEAMASFNEKPLILALSNPTSQSECTAEEAYTWTKGQAIFASGSPFDPVEYEDKLLVPGQANNAYIFPGFGLGLIISGAIRVHDEMLLAASEALATKVTQENYDKGLIYPPFTNIRKISANIAAKVAATVYDLGLASNLPRPKDLVKYAESRMYSPLYRNYL; translated from the exons ATGCACAATCTTCGAAAATATGAGGTTCCATTGCAAAGATATATGGCCATGATGGATCTTCAG GAGAGAAATGAAGGGCTGTTTTATAAGCTTTTGATTGATAATGTTGAGGAGCTGCTCCCTGTCGTGTACACCCCTACAGTTGGTGAGGCTTGCCAAAAATATGGTAGCATTTTCAGGCGTCCTCAGGGTCTTTATGTCAGTTTAAAAGACAA GGGAAAAATCCTTGAAGTATTAAAAAACTGGCCAGAAAGGAGAATTCAAGTTATTGTTGTGACTGATGGTGAGCGTATTTTGGGGCTTGGAGATCTTGGCTGTCAG GGAATGGGAATTCCAGTTGGAAAGCTTTCTTTGTATACAGCATTGGGAGGAGTTCCTCCTTCAGCA TGCTTGCCTATAACCATTGATGTTGGCACAAACAATGAGAAGTTGCTGAATGATGAGTTTTACACTGGGCTTAAGCACAAGAGGGCAACTGGACAG GAATATGCAGAGCTTCTTGAGGAATTCATGACTGCAGTCAAGAGGAATTATGGGGAGAAAATTCTAGTTCAG TTTGAAGATTTTGCAAACCACAATGCATTTGAACTGCTGTCTAAATACAGTTCAAGTCACCTTGTGTTTAATGATGATATACAG GGAACAGCATCTGTGGTGTTAGCAGGGCTTATAGCATCCTTGAAATTAATTGGGGGAACTTTAGCTGATCATACTTTCTTATTTTTGGGTGCCGGAGAG GCTGGAACTGGTATAGCGGAGCTTATTGCTCTTGAGATATCAAAAAAG ACCAAAGCTCCGGTTGAAGAAACCCGTAAGAAGATTTGGCTTGTGGATTCAAAG GGATTGATTGTTCAATCTCGTGTAGAATCACTTCAACATTTTAAGAAGCCTTGGGCTCATGAGCATGAACCCGTAAGGGAACTTGTCGATGCTGTGAAG GCAATCAAACCAACAGTGTTGATAGGAACATCTGGTGTAGGAAAGCAATTTACACAGGAAGTGGTCGAGGCCATGGCATCTTTTAATGAG AAACCTCTTATCCTCGCTCTTTCCAACCCAACATCACAATCTGAGTGTACTGCAGAAGAAGCTTACACATGGACCAAG GGTCAAGCAATCTTTGCTAGTGGAAGCCCATTTGACCCGGTTGAATATGAGGACAAACTCCTAGTGCCTGGCCAG GCCAACAATGCTTACATATTTCCTGGTTTCGGTTTGGGATTGATCATCTCTGGTGCCATTCGTGTACACGATGAAATGCTTTTGGCAGCCT CTGAAGCTTTGGCTACCAAAGTCACCCAAGAAAACTACGACAAAGGATTGATTTACCCACCATTTACCAACATCAGAAAGATATCAGCAAACATCGCTGCTAAGGTCGCTGCTACGGTTTATGACCTTG GTCTGGCTTCTAATCTGCCTCGACCAAAAGATCTTGTTAAGTATGCAGAGAGCAGAATGTACAGCCCACTCTACAGAAACTATCTTTGA
- the LOC112169833 gene encoding subtilisin-like protease SBT1.6 isoform X2, giving the protein MGYTQEILDRNLGWASPYPASTSLSVWSTLEYGRSTAASTTTAWDQSPRVGKVTVSPEIRRIRQPFATDRKLIGASQILDSRAAAILLPQETRARRTVPAGHGTHVASIIAGRHVPNASFLGFAQGVASGVAPNARAAMYRIARGSRRVSLTCWLPVEDGCDVISLSLSLDDGDLRPYHKDPIDIAALLGNGRILTGSSLYNGTWPENTCMSLVAGLISGGFTGKETYPFAITYIDDSNCEEYHRDGKC; this is encoded by the exons ATGGG GTATACTCAAGAGATTTTGGATCGAAACTTGGGTTGGGCCAGCCCGTACCCTGCTTCGACGTCATTGTCGGTGTGGTCGACACTGGAATATGGCCGGAGCACAGCAGCTTCCACAACCACGGCCTGGGACCAATCCCCTCGCGTTGGAAAGGTAACTGTGTCCCCGGAGATTCGGAGAATCCGGCAGCCTTTTGCAACAGATCGAAAGCTCATAGGAGCCAGCCAGATACTTGACTCGCGCGCGGCAGCAATTTTACTTCCGCAAGAGACCAGGGCGAGGAGGACAGTTCCGGCCGGCCACGGCACACACGTGGCGTCAATCATCGCTGGACGACATGTCCCAAACGCCTCTTTCCTCGGCTTTGCTCAGGGTGTTGCATCAGGAGTTGCTCCAAACGCAAGAGCTGCCATGTACAGAATTGCGCGCGGCAGCAGGAGAGTGAGTCTAACTTGCTGGCTGCCCGTAGAAGACGGTTGCGACGTCATATCTTTGTCATTGTCATTAGACGACGGCGACCTCCGCCCTTATCACAAGGACCCGATTGATATAGCTGCATTGCTCGGGAACGGTCGGATCCTTACTGGCTCTTCTCTCTACAATGGAACTTGGCCGGAGAACACGTGCATGTCTCTTGTTGCAGGCCTAATCTCCGGCGGCTTCACCGGAAAGGAAACATATCCGTTTGCAATCACGTACATCGACGATAGCAATTGTGAAGAATATCATCGGGATGGTAAATGCTGA
- the LOC112169833 gene encoding subtilisin-like protease SBT1.6 isoform X1: MITKQFFMASRPTSPSNKSTSYGSVRRSWACSLAVHCFIQLGLLSSWDYPTPMMAFLTGLIPASTSLSVWSTLEYGRSTAASTTTAWDQSPRVGKVTVSPEIRRIRQPFATDRKLIGASQILDSRAAAILLPQETRARRTVPAGHGTHVASIIAGRHVPNASFLGFAQGVASGVAPNARAAMYRIARGSRRVSLTCWLPVEDGCDVISLSLSLDDGDLRPYHKDPIDIAALLGNGRILTGSSLYNGTWPENTCMSLVAGLISGGFTGKETYPFAITYIDDSNCEEYHRDGKC, from the exons ATGATTACCAAACAGTTTTTCATGGCTTCTCGGCCGACCTCACCCTCCAACAAATCAACCAGCTACGGGAGCGTCCGGAGATCCTGGGCGTGTTCCCTAGCAGTGCACTGTTTCATACAACTAGGTCTCCTCTCTTCCTGGGACTACCCGACACCAATGATGGCCTTCTTAACCGGTCTCATTCCG GCTTCGACGTCATTGTCGGTGTGGTCGACACTGGAATATGGCCGGAGCACAGCAGCTTCCACAACCACGGCCTGGGACCAATCCCCTCGCGTTGGAAAGGTAACTGTGTCCCCGGAGATTCGGAGAATCCGGCAGCCTTTTGCAACAGATCGAAAGCTCATAGGAGCCAGCCAGATACTTGACTCGCGCGCGGCAGCAATTTTACTTCCGCAAGAGACCAGGGCGAGGAGGACAGTTCCGGCCGGCCACGGCACACACGTGGCGTCAATCATCGCTGGACGACATGTCCCAAACGCCTCTTTCCTCGGCTTTGCTCAGGGTGTTGCATCAGGAGTTGCTCCAAACGCAAGAGCTGCCATGTACAGAATTGCGCGCGGCAGCAGGAGAGTGAGTCTAACTTGCTGGCTGCCCGTAGAAGACGGTTGCGACGTCATATCTTTGTCATTGTCATTAGACGACGGCGACCTCCGCCCTTATCACAAGGACCCGATTGATATAGCTGCATTGCTCGGGAACGGTCGGATCCTTACTGGCTCTTCTCTCTACAATGGAACTTGGCCGGAGAACACGTGCATGTCTCTTGTTGCAGGCCTAATCTCCGGCGGCTTCACCGGAAAGGAAACATATCCGTTTGCAATCACGTACATCGACGATAGCAATTGTGAAGAATATCATCGGGATGGTAAATGCTGA
- the LOC112169832 gene encoding thioredoxin-related transmembrane protein 2 homolog, with protein MEKKQSKPMELLNEMVSEPYHLLHFLAFFSYFVIRTSAAQVRSPQITSRLFLREIQAALALGLFAAIKVVREENWEAFISDTLFFAKIFLLALTLIMDYHLTLWYTVIFAGIYIFTQQPAFKKLGTSSKITPLQLESLLTEGSTSRLWLVEFRAAYSPSCIRSSRCFPELSITYSNKSFSFGIVNLGLFPNAAQFFGISLSGSMGQLPAYILFSHGSEVARYPDLDVESKGSHSPITKRFLSRYFKLDLHLLEYINGK; from the exons ATGGAGAAGAAGCAAAGCAAACCAATGGAGTTGTTAAACGagatggtatcagagccctacCATCTCCTCCATTTCTTGGCCTTCTTCTCTTACTTTGTAATTCGCACTTCCGCTGCCCAAGTCCGCTCTCCCCAAATCACCTCCCGTCTCTTTCTCCGAGAAATCCAAGCCGCTTTGGCCTTGGGTCTCTTCGCTGCCATCAAG GTTGTGAGGGAAGAAAACTGGGAGGCTTTTATTTCTGATACTCTCTTCTTTGCAAAG atttttcttCTTGCCCTTACTTTGATAATGGATTACCACTTGACTCTCTGGTACACAGTGATATTTGCAg GTATATATATTTTCACACAACAGCCGGCCTTTAAAAAATTAG GTACTTCCAGTAAAATAACACCATTGCAGCTGGAAAGCTTGCTGACCGAAGGGAGCACATCGAGACTTTGGCTG GTTGAATTTCGTGCTGCATATTCACCTTCTTGCATACGCTCAAGTCGGTGCTTTCCTGAGCTTTCAATCAC ATATTCAAACAAAAGCTTTTCTTTTGGAATAGTTAACCTTGGCCTCTTCCCAAATGCTGCACAGTTTTTTGGAATATCACTCTCTG GAAGCATGGGTCAACTTCCTGCTTATATATTATTCTCGCATGGATCTGAAGTTGCTCGCTATCCGGACTTAGATGTTGAATCAAAAGGTTCTCATTCCCCCATAACAAAG AGATTTCTTTCGCGGTACTTCAAACTTGACCTGCACCTTCTTGAGTATATAAATGGTAAATAG
- the LOC112169834 gene encoding protein SAWADEE HOMEODOMAIN HOMOLOG 1, translating to MDHGLRPRQREFFIGFTKGEMERMDKLVRESGEAVLAKEFCQNLAKSFNRSAGRAGKPIVKWIQVQNWFQERMQELPNILKDLQGVCPSTKAPKSKEKPKAHSKAEEKIPESELEFEARSSKDGAWYDVDMFLCHRVASAGETEVRVRFVGFGAEEDEWVNVKKAVRERSVPLENSECSSLKVGDHVLCLLEKRDQAIYYDAHIIEIHRRMHDIRGCRCLFFIRYNHDNSEEKVRLRRLCRRPIR from the exons ATGGACCATGGCCTTCGTCCCAGACAGAGGGAGTTCTTCATTGGCTTCACAAAGGGCGAG ATGGAGAGAATGGACAAATTGGTGAGGGAATCAGGAGAAGCAGTGCTGGCCAAAGAATTTTGTCAAAATTTGGCGAAAAGTTTTAA TCGCTCCGCTGGTCGTGCTGGAAAACCAATTGTCAAATGGATTCAG GTGCAAAATTGGTTCCAGGAAAGGATGCAAGAGTTACCTAACATATTAAAAGATCTCCAGGGAGTTTGCCCTTCCACTAAGGCAcctaaaagcaaagaaaaacctAAAG CCCACTCCAAAGCAGAAGAAAAGATCCCAGAGTCAGAGTTGGAATTTGAGGCTAGGTCATCAAAGGACGGGGCATG GTATGATGTTGATATGTTCCTGTGTCACCGAGTTGCTAGTGCGGGAGAAACT GAAGTTCGTGTTAGATTTGTTGGGTTTGGAGCCGAAGAGGATGAGTGGGTTAATGTAAAAAAAGCAGTGCGAGAGCGTTCTGTACCCCTAGAGAATTCAGAATGTAGTTCATTGAAGGTTGGAGACCATGTCCTCTGCTTGCTG GAGAAGAGAGATCAAGCGATTTACTATGATGCTCATATTATAGAAATCCATCGAAGAATGCATGATATAAGGGGGTGTAGGTGTCTTTTCTTTATTCGGTATAATCATGACAACAGTGAG GAAAAAGTTCGGTTAAGGAGACTGTGTCGTCGTCCAATACGGTAG